From a single Leptospira levettii genomic region:
- the lnt gene encoding apolipoprotein N-acyltransferase yields MRIHSKIPGINSYFTYTALAAIGFALSLEPYGFVTAGFVCVLFILLVTKEIIRVGTFRFAILCTVLFSFLVTFTSFYWMWSAIKNISSQGNFVTSILFLLYAILSFYKIGVVFVSAYFVQKYRLVSETKFYLLIFPALFLISDWICPMIFPVYWGDLFRNQILWRQMARFGTEVLGVVSVVSVSLLYLMVSHKISNWKESILYLAPIFFIFSTNLYFLAETIPSGKNLHMVLVQPNTPYAKNEIRENFDFMTKTLQDVYNLSEEAIRNAPKPIDVIVLPESSIPFLGTLPSDHTNSTYSQSFVDITTNLVRKANTTLIFNELVWDQGSRNSFSTLHPITLQIDRRYKHILLPFGEYLPFEDKLPFLKYLFPEVSHHIPYGEFSSQNIQTKSNESVILTPLICYEVLYPEFVRHMVKHSPSELIINLTNDSWFESHTETKQHAGAGRLRAIETGRPYVRAAVSGITTAYDPWGREMMGELPVFQKAIAYLDVMTVSTRRETPYLQIGPYPWRFMALFSLFFAFFTSPRAFHSHKKKNEIEI; encoded by the coding sequence ATGAGAATTCACTCAAAAATTCCGGGAATTAATTCCTACTTCACTTACACAGCGTTAGCTGCTATAGGTTTTGCACTCTCTCTTGAGCCTTACGGTTTTGTCACCGCAGGGTTTGTGTGTGTCTTATTCATTCTCCTCGTCACAAAAGAAATCATTCGAGTGGGAACATTCCGTTTTGCGATTCTTTGTACCGTTCTTTTTTCCTTTTTGGTAACATTTACTTCGTTTTATTGGATGTGGAGTGCGATCAAAAATATTTCTTCACAAGGGAACTTTGTCACATCCATTCTCTTCTTACTATACGCGATTCTATCATTTTATAAAATTGGAGTGGTATTTGTTTCCGCTTATTTCGTACAGAAATATCGTTTGGTAAGCGAAACAAAGTTTTATCTTTTGATTTTCCCTGCTCTTTTCCTGATTTCAGATTGGATCTGCCCTATGATTTTTCCTGTGTATTGGGGTGATCTCTTCCGAAACCAAATCCTTTGGCGCCAGATGGCACGTTTTGGAACCGAGGTGCTTGGTGTCGTTTCCGTTGTTTCCGTATCTTTACTTTACCTGATGGTGAGCCATAAAATTTCCAATTGGAAAGAATCAATATTATACTTGGCTCCGATTTTTTTTATTTTCTCTACCAATTTATATTTTTTGGCAGAAACGATCCCATCAGGAAAAAACCTACATATGGTTTTAGTCCAACCAAACACACCATATGCGAAAAATGAAATCAGAGAAAACTTTGATTTTATGACTAAAACCTTACAAGATGTTTATAATCTTTCAGAGGAAGCCATACGCAATGCTCCAAAACCAATCGATGTGATTGTTTTACCAGAATCTTCCATTCCTTTTTTAGGTACATTGCCATCTGATCATACAAACTCAACTTATAGCCAAAGTTTTGTAGATATTACAACCAATCTTGTCAGGAAGGCGAATACTACACTAATTTTCAATGAACTCGTCTGGGACCAAGGATCCAGAAATTCATTTAGTACACTACATCCAATCACCTTACAAATAGATAGGCGATACAAACACATCCTTTTACCATTTGGAGAATACCTTCCTTTCGAAGATAAACTGCCTTTCTTAAAATACCTATTCCCCGAAGTAAGCCACCATATTCCATATGGTGAATTTTCATCTCAAAACATCCAAACCAAATCCAATGAGTCTGTGATTTTGACGCCTCTCATTTGTTATGAAGTTTTGTATCCAGAATTTGTTAGACATATGGTAAAACATTCCCCTTCAGAGCTAATCATCAATCTCACAAATGACTCATGGTTTGAAAGCCATACGGAAACAAAACAACATGCTGGTGCGGGAAGGTTAAGAGCGATTGAAACAGGAAGGCCCTACGTTCGAGCCGCTGTATCAGGGATCACAACAGCATATGATCCTTGGGGAAGAGAGATGATGGGGGAATTACCTGTCTTTCAAAAAGCAATCGCCTATTTAGATGTGATGACCGTTTCCACACGGAGAGAGACTCCCTATTTACAAATTGGACCCTATCCTTGGAGGTTCATGGCTCTTTTTAGCTTATTTTTTGCATTTTTCACGAGTCCAAGAGCATTCCACTCGCATAAAAAGAAAAATGAAATTGAAATTTAG
- a CDS encoding helicase: MSQETVLYQELEKLDLNEIKKIASLWNIQKIPGKDKKSTILGLMEIFQNEFYLKGVLEKFTPLQVNILTSILKNKGVMTLGEISRKVNIPPINVEMELNVLRKYYLLYQRKNRERLTNNLDKYHTYDEYQKLIKVETNPKGEKFKYSIEKTLHKATLAELPEEWKEAVGAKKGEHIETFLKNALSAEVLQKLIDELSDFDKDVLHQIYIHGGVIEAETIRNYITVSRGKFEQTIPHLTALYLVRDLYYVEDKFIRVIVIPKEILDHLQFSPILPPVKKGTRVRQEKISANGLDFFLNVKKLISYISRKGLNLAKSGKIKQADHKRTETELLSPDIEIFPEKSQVYQIELILPILKLLGYVDIKGENVILIQETDEFLKKDIFEIMKLVIHEVNEARTRRLNPPEVFTATEVPFYEKGILDKTVKLIMAHGKINTSVIFSHIIRDHLVFSPTFQIKTYEEDLADLRKEIISAIFYLQLFGLIEVEYPQRNLSLSELGLHYFNHEPLVTVTEKGGITINPDFSIIAFPDRVSLHGIHLLKAFCELKDYDRVYTFLLTKDSFQLGILLGYDKETFIHFLRESSKADLAQNLLFLLDDWGNNLPIVTITEDSVLLRTKDSQVMELLLGQIKGKKFVLEEVSPTGIIIEKSKVMEVIAIAEKLNMIIRLNR, from the coding sequence ATGAGCCAAGAAACTGTCCTGTACCAAGAGTTAGAGAAACTCGATCTCAATGAGATCAAAAAAATCGCAAGCCTTTGGAACATCCAAAAGATCCCAGGAAAGGACAAAAAATCGACCATTTTGGGTCTCATGGAGATTTTCCAAAACGAATTTTACCTAAAAGGTGTTTTGGAAAAGTTCACTCCCCTTCAAGTGAACATCCTCACCTCCATTTTGAAAAACAAAGGAGTGATGACCCTCGGAGAAATTTCAAGAAAGGTCAACATTCCTCCCATCAACGTGGAGATGGAACTAAACGTTCTTCGAAAGTACTATTTATTATACCAAAGAAAAAACCGCGAACGCCTTACTAATAATTTAGATAAATACCATACTTATGACGAATATCAAAAACTCATCAAAGTAGAAACAAATCCTAAGGGTGAAAAATTTAAGTATTCCATTGAGAAAACACTTCACAAAGCAACCCTTGCGGAACTTCCCGAGGAATGGAAGGAAGCAGTTGGTGCAAAAAAAGGCGAACACATTGAAACCTTTTTAAAGAATGCACTCAGTGCTGAAGTTTTACAAAAACTCATCGATGAACTCTCTGATTTTGATAAAGATGTATTACACCAAATTTACATACACGGTGGTGTGATCGAAGCCGAAACCATTCGCAATTACATCACAGTCAGTCGTGGGAAGTTTGAACAAACCATCCCTCACCTAACAGCACTTTATTTAGTTCGAGATTTGTATTATGTGGAAGACAAATTCATTCGTGTGATTGTCATTCCAAAGGAAATTCTCGACCATTTACAATTTTCTCCTATTTTACCTCCTGTAAAAAAGGGAACTCGTGTTCGTCAGGAAAAAATTTCTGCAAACGGACTCGATTTTTTCTTAAACGTAAAAAAACTCATTTCTTATATTTCTAGAAAAGGTTTGAACCTTGCCAAGTCAGGAAAAATCAAACAAGCGGATCATAAAAGAACAGAAACAGAACTTTTATCACCTGATATTGAAATATTCCCTGAAAAAAGCCAAGTTTATCAAATTGAACTCATTCTCCCCATCTTAAAACTGTTAGGTTATGTGGATATCAAGGGCGAAAATGTTATCTTAATCCAAGAAACAGATGAGTTCCTGAAAAAAGATATTTTTGAAATCATGAAACTTGTCATTCATGAAGTGAATGAAGCAAGGACTCGTAGGTTAAATCCCCCAGAAGTGTTTACTGCTACTGAAGTCCCTTTTTATGAAAAAGGAATTTTAGATAAAACTGTAAAACTCATTATGGCACACGGAAAAATCAATACATCAGTGATATTTTCCCATATCATTCGTGACCATTTGGTATTTTCTCCTACCTTCCAAATCAAAACATACGAAGAAGATTTGGCAGATCTCAGAAAAGAAATCATCTCTGCTATTTTTTACTTACAACTTTTTGGTCTCATCGAAGTGGAATACCCTCAAAGGAATCTAAGTTTATCAGAACTAGGACTCCATTACTTCAACCATGAGCCACTCGTAACGGTAACAGAAAAGGGTGGGATTACCATCAACCCAGACTTTTCGATCATTGCGTTCCCTGATCGAGTTTCCTTACATGGAATCCACTTACTCAAAGCGTTTTGTGAACTCAAAGATTATGATCGAGTGTATACGTTTTTACTTACCAAAGATAGTTTCCAATTGGGGATTTTACTTGGTTATGATAAAGAAACCTTTATCCATTTTTTACGTGAGTCTTCGAAAGCTGATCTTGCACAAAACTTACTCTTCTTACTCGATGATTGGGGAAACAATTTACCAATCGTAACGATTACAGAAGACTCTGTTCTCCTCCGAACAAAAGATTCCCAAGTGATGGAACTTCTACTTGGTCAAATCAAAGGGAAAAAATTTGTATTAGAAGAAGTGAGTCCAACAGGGATCATCATTGAAAAATCAAAAGTAATGGAAGTAATTGCCATTGCTGAAAAACTCAATATGATCATTCGATTGAATCGTTAA
- a CDS encoding ABC1 kinase family protein codes for MDSFSEIVSFGLHSSLRVAHSSFVFSTRLLGILTKLAKGNPNHREIAISLREAFSQLGATYIKLGQFIASAPSLFPIEYVEEMQACLDSVRPVQFREIRSSVERELGGKLESLFHSFEETPLASASIAQVHAAVTKEGLDVVVKVQRPDVHLTLKTDMQILGILTKVLEIIAPEFKKSGLTAMFQEFQTSILQEIDFIQEAKNIEEFESYLLKAKETRARVPRVYHTLSTKKVLTMERFYGVPITDEKGLKQFTDNPRKVLSDALEIWFSSLSNQGFFHADVHAGNLMILKDGSIGFIDFGIVGRISPKIWRGLMLFTQGIGIGEPTLVAKGLVEMDSTDSGVNPTLLAKELDSVFNELESVYVHLTENEMFDESKVNRIMFEMKEIAEKNGLKIPREFALLMKQMLYFDRYVKSMAPEINLFRDSQNFVIGKT; via the coding sequence ATGGACTCTTTTTCCGAAATAGTATCTTTCGGTCTCCACTCAAGCCTTCGTGTGGCCCATTCCAGTTTTGTGTTTTCTACGAGACTCCTTGGAATCCTAACCAAACTGGCAAAAGGAAACCCAAACCATAGAGAAATCGCCATCTCCCTCAGGGAAGCCTTTTCCCAATTAGGTGCCACCTATATCAAACTGGGTCAATTCATTGCAAGTGCCCCATCTCTTTTTCCCATCGAGTATGTGGAAGAAATGCAAGCCTGTCTTGATTCCGTAAGACCCGTACAATTCCGAGAAATCCGTTCCTCTGTCGAACGGGAACTAGGTGGAAAACTAGAATCCCTCTTCCATAGTTTTGAAGAAACACCTCTTGCCTCAGCTTCCATCGCCCAAGTACATGCGGCCGTGACAAAAGAAGGCCTTGATGTAGTTGTCAAAGTACAAAGACCTGACGTCCACCTAACATTAAAAACCGACATGCAGATTTTAGGAATTCTCACCAAAGTTCTAGAAATCATAGCTCCTGAATTTAAAAAATCGGGACTCACTGCGATGTTCCAAGAATTTCAAACTTCGATCTTACAAGAGATCGATTTTATCCAAGAAGCCAAAAATATCGAAGAGTTCGAATCTTATCTGTTAAAAGCGAAAGAAACAAGGGCAAGAGTGCCTCGTGTGTATCATACTCTTTCTACCAAAAAAGTATTAACCATGGAACGGTTTTATGGAGTTCCCATCACAGATGAAAAAGGGTTAAAACAATTTACAGACAATCCAAGAAAAGTATTAAGTGATGCGCTAGAGATTTGGTTTTCTTCTTTATCCAACCAAGGTTTTTTCCATGCAGATGTTCACGCTGGAAATTTAATGATCCTTAAAGACGGAAGTATTGGATTTATAGATTTTGGGATTGTTGGAAGGATATCACCAAAAATTTGGAGAGGGTTAATGCTTTTCACACAAGGGATTGGAATTGGTGAACCAACACTCGTGGCGAAAGGACTTGTGGAAATGGATTCAACAGATAGTGGAGTGAACCCTACTCTACTTGCCAAAGAGTTAGATTCTGTATTCAATGAATTAGAATCAGTCTACGTACATTTAACTGAAAACGAAATGTTTGATGAATCGAAGGTGAATCGAATCATGTTCGAAATGAAGGAAATTGCTGAAAAAAATGGATTAAAAATTCCAAGAGAATTTGCCCTCCTCATGAAACAAATGTTATACTTTGATCGTTATGTAAAATCCATGGCACCTGAAATCAATTTATTCCGAGACTCTCAAAACTTTGTAATCGGGAAAACATGA
- a CDS encoding FeoA family protein, with protein sequence MTLLDLHEGDSAVIQSINMDQLPKQMLTELLELGFFPGAEIRLKTKSKYLGKLICSLGETTIGLRMKDGEAILLKTK encoded by the coding sequence ATGACATTACTCGATTTACACGAAGGTGATTCTGCTGTGATCCAGTCCATTAACATGGACCAATTGCCCAAACAAATGCTAACAGAACTATTGGAACTTGGCTTTTTCCCTGGTGCAGAAATTCGATTAAAAACAAAATCGAAGTACCTTGGTAAACTGATTTGTTCTCTTGGTGAAACCACAATTGGGCTTCGTATGAAGGACGGAGAAGCGATTTTACTAAAAACCAAATAA
- the feoB gene encoding ferrous iron transport protein B encodes MKQKNIYLVGNPNCGKTTLFNQLTGLNQKTGNFSGVTVEKKEGFVSLPNLELKITDLPGTYGLGGIAEDKKIAYEILLKRKEDEVVIYVLDALNLERGLQFLLQVIDMGVPTLVVLTMKDVLEKKRIQFDLNALKQTLGLEIVLVNAKSGEGIPELKNLLSNENCFRKQKRLWKWEPKEESLFTKLKKQLNIDTNEAEFFLSQALKYLNGDTHLQDNRYLNQFPNSTKQILSEELQSTHYQFGYQEEMIHRSIFIKKIISETILSPISKNGGLGERLDSIFLHPILGFLCFFLLMGILFQSLFTFAEIPMDMIEVGITQLQGYTTMYLPDGPFRSLLVEGILGGVGSVVVFVPQIALLFLFIGILEESGYLARASFLMDRLMGKFGLSGKSFIPLLSSAACAVPAILGTRTIENKSDRLTTIMVSPLIMCSARYPVYILIVGTVFSYPPIFGILNVQGFVLFSMFFLGMIVSFAFALLFRKTVFKENASYFVMELPRYNIPSFKSLFFTVYGKVKSFLATAGQIILYISVLLWFLSHFPAEYKDNVWKTSPIETSYIGRVGKVMEPTIAPLGFDWKIGISILTSFAAREVMVSTLAVLYGSEEEGEESESLRETLRSDRRSDGTLVWTPLTGVSLLLFFAFASQCMSTLAVTKKETGSLLWPTVQFLYMTTLAITSSLLVYQLGKILGFV; translated from the coding sequence ATGAAACAAAAAAACATTTACCTAGTCGGGAATCCAAATTGTGGGAAAACCACTTTATTCAATCAACTCACTGGCCTAAACCAAAAAACAGGAAACTTTAGCGGTGTCACTGTTGAAAAAAAAGAAGGTTTCGTTTCTTTACCAAACTTAGAATTAAAAATTACCGACTTACCAGGAACATACGGTCTTGGGGGAATTGCAGAAGATAAAAAAATTGCCTACGAAATTTTACTCAAACGGAAAGAGGATGAAGTAGTCATTTATGTACTTGATGCCCTGAATTTAGAACGAGGGTTACAATTCTTATTACAAGTCATTGATATGGGTGTACCAACTTTAGTTGTTCTCACCATGAAAGATGTATTGGAAAAAAAACGAATCCAATTTGATCTAAATGCTCTAAAACAAACATTAGGATTAGAAATTGTTCTCGTAAATGCAAAATCAGGCGAAGGAATTCCTGAACTAAAAAATCTACTTTCAAATGAAAATTGTTTTCGAAAACAAAAACGACTTTGGAAGTGGGAACCAAAAGAGGAATCCTTATTTACCAAACTTAAGAAACAACTCAACATCGATACAAACGAAGCAGAATTCTTTTTATCACAAGCCTTAAAATATTTAAATGGAGACACTCACTTACAGGACAATCGATATCTAAACCAATTCCCAAACTCAACCAAACAAATCTTATCTGAAGAATTACAATCAACTCACTACCAGTTTGGTTACCAAGAAGAGATGATCCATAGATCCATATTCATTAAAAAAATCATCTCTGAAACGATTTTATCTCCAATTTCGAAAAATGGAGGATTGGGAGAAAGATTAGATTCCATTTTTTTACACCCCATTCTGGGATTTTTATGTTTTTTCCTTTTAATGGGAATTTTATTTCAAAGTTTATTTACTTTTGCAGAAATCCCAATGGATATGATTGAAGTTGGAATTACACAATTGCAAGGATACACGACGATGTATTTACCAGATGGTCCGTTTCGTTCCCTTCTCGTTGAAGGGATATTAGGTGGAGTTGGAAGTGTGGTTGTATTTGTCCCTCAAATTGCCCTCCTCTTTTTATTCATTGGAATCTTAGAAGAATCTGGTTATTTGGCTCGTGCAAGTTTTCTCATGGACCGACTTATGGGTAAATTTGGTTTATCAGGAAAGTCGTTTATCCCCCTTCTCTCTTCGGCCGCTTGTGCAGTGCCAGCTATCCTTGGAACAAGGACAATTGAAAACAAATCAGACCGATTAACAACTATTATGGTTTCGCCTCTCATCATGTGCTCGGCTAGATACCCAGTTTATATTTTGATTGTCGGTACGGTATTTAGTTACCCGCCAATTTTTGGGATTTTGAATGTACAAGGATTTGTACTTTTTTCAATGTTTTTTCTCGGCATGATCGTTAGTTTTGCATTTGCACTACTCTTTAGAAAAACTGTTTTTAAAGAAAATGCATCATACTTTGTGATGGAATTACCCAGGTATAACATTCCTTCTTTCAAAAGTTTATTCTTCACTGTATATGGTAAGGTAAAATCATTTTTAGCGACAGCTGGCCAAATCATTCTCTATATCTCTGTCTTATTATGGTTTTTAAGCCATTTTCCAGCGGAATATAAAGACAATGTTTGGAAAACAAGTCCCATCGAAACTTCCTACATCGGTCGAGTGGGTAAGGTGATGGAACCAACAATTGCACCACTTGGGTTTGATTGGAAAATCGGAATTTCAATCCTTACTTCCTTTGCCGCGAGAGAAGTGATGGTATCCACCTTAGCTGTATTATACGGATCGGAAGAAGAAGGGGAAGAATCGGAATCCTTACGAGAGACCTTAAGGTCTGATCGTAGGTCAGATGGTACCTTGGTCTGGACACCCCTTACTGGAGTTTCCCTCCTACTCTTTTTTGCCTTTGCAAGCCAATGTATGTCGACACTTGCCGTTACCAAAAAGGAAACAGGGAGTTTGTTATGGCCTACTGTGCAGTTTTTGTATATGACCACACTTGCCATCACAAGTTCACTTCTGGTTTACCAATTAGGAAAAATTTTAGGATTTGTTTAA
- a CDS encoding N-acetylneuraminate synthase family protein yields the protein MDFHIGNKTLTRNSSPYLVAEIGLNHNANLEIGKRTIEKAKESGAHAVKFQTYRTEEFIDAKNPDVKFLFDIFKQYELDENFHREFQKTALDLGLDFFSTPLCDSAVDLLENLNVPIYKIASGDIVNLSLLNKVIKTGKPIIVSTGAALPEEVIRAIYKFQKEKVEVCLLHCVSMYPTPLDKVNLQSIPYYLDTTDYVVGFSDHSDGTLASSLAIGFGAVVIEKHFTLDRNLEGPDHTISMDPVSFRKLADDTKQSHLMRGEYGKNTHPEETNGWFYGRRSLYKQNKSVISLRPALHTKDNTVLNSWELEKVGDPSLLPEGPIRLAPN from the coding sequence TTGGATTTTCATATCGGGAACAAAACTCTAACTCGCAACTCAAGTCCCTATTTGGTGGCAGAAATTGGACTCAATCATAATGCCAATTTAGAAATTGGGAAACGCACCATCGAAAAGGCAAAAGAATCAGGTGCCCATGCGGTCAAGTTCCAAACCTACCGCACAGAAGAATTCATTGATGCCAAAAACCCTGATGTAAAGTTTTTATTTGATATCTTCAAACAGTATGAGTTGGATGAAAACTTTCATCGTGAATTCCAAAAAACAGCTTTGGATTTAGGACTCGATTTTTTTTCCACTCCCCTTTGCGATTCTGCAGTGGATTTGTTAGAAAACCTCAATGTTCCTATTTATAAAATTGCATCAGGAGATATCGTCAACTTATCTCTGTTAAACAAAGTAATCAAAACAGGAAAACCTATCATAGTCTCCACCGGCGCGGCCTTACCAGAAGAAGTGATTCGTGCCATTTACAAATTCCAAAAAGAAAAAGTGGAAGTTTGTCTATTACATTGTGTATCCATGTACCCAACACCACTAGACAAAGTGAATCTACAATCCATTCCCTATTATTTAGATACAACAGATTATGTTGTTGGATTTAGTGACCATTCCGATGGGACACTTGCCTCCTCTCTCGCCATTGGTTTTGGTGCTGTTGTCATCGAAAAACATTTCACACTCGATCGAAATTTGGAAGGACCAGACCACACCATTTCGATGGATCCAGTTTCTTTTCGAAAATTGGCAGACGATACCAAACAAAGCCATCTTATGCGAGGTGAGTATGGGAAAAACACACATCCAGAAGAAACAAATGGATGGTTTTATGGCCGTAGGTCGTTATATAAACAAAACAAATCAGTGATTAGCCTACGACCTGCACTCCATACAAAAGACAATACAGTATTAAATTCTTGGGAATTAGAAAAGGTAGGTGATCCTTCTCTTTTACCAGAAGGACCCATCCGATTGGCACCTAATTAG
- a CDS encoding thioredoxin domain-containing protein: MNRKNLAIGGLVVGVLGLLFSFLLAVEYFGIGTDNVAGAACSALGGGDSCLKVAESSYSAIPGVPFLGNVPIALLGFGFYGLITYAFYLISKSTNSDEVAKLISLLFPVLVLGFIFDLILLGISVGIIGTICQLCFVTYLVTISLLAILFVLWKTEGKPKLNISSSLKEGITTFGLVFFFSFSVGFASSKMWVKSESSNTLATSRGMDSKEIQTKIDAFFLEPTLGIKTQGSPFIGKKDAPITIVKYADYNCGHCLHTSHILHTVLSEYDGMVKVVYKNFPLDGSCNRLMQQPRPGATSCVAAMAAICADKQGKFEPMYRGLYDNLEKGVAHSGASVVNLANLIGLNVSTLKACMASKEAQNQLNAEIDEAEKLNIQSTPSLFINDRKIESGTPNPVFLKTLLEQIIQKM; the protein is encoded by the coding sequence ATGAATCGTAAAAATTTGGCAATCGGTGGTCTCGTCGTAGGAGTTTTAGGACTTCTTTTTTCGTTCCTATTGGCAGTAGAGTATTTTGGAATTGGAACTGATAATGTAGCTGGAGCCGCTTGTTCTGCATTAGGTGGTGGAGATTCTTGTTTAAAAGTCGCCGAAAGTTCTTACTCAGCCATTCCTGGTGTTCCCTTTTTAGGTAATGTTCCTATCGCCTTACTTGGGTTTGGATTTTATGGATTAATCACTTATGCATTTTATCTCATTTCTAAAAGTACAAATTCTGATGAAGTGGCAAAACTAATTTCTCTACTATTCCCAGTTTTGGTTTTAGGATTTATTTTTGATCTGATTCTTTTGGGAATTTCTGTGGGAATCATTGGGACAATTTGCCAATTGTGTTTTGTCACATACCTAGTCACCATCTCTCTTTTGGCAATTTTGTTTGTGTTATGGAAAACAGAAGGGAAACCAAAATTAAATATTTCATCTTCTTTAAAAGAAGGGATCACCACATTTGGACTCGTTTTCTTTTTTAGTTTTTCCGTTGGATTTGCATCGAGTAAAATGTGGGTGAAAAGTGAATCTTCGAATACCCTTGCCACATCTCGTGGAATGGATTCCAAAGAAATCCAAACAAAAATTGATGCTTTCTTTTTAGAACCAACACTTGGAATCAAAACCCAAGGTTCTCCATTCATTGGAAAAAAAGATGCACCTATCACAATTGTAAAGTATGCGGATTACAATTGTGGTCACTGCCTTCACACTAGCCATATATTACACACAGTGCTTTCTGAGTATGATGGAATGGTAAAAGTAGTGTATAAAAATTTTCCATTGGATGGTTCTTGTAACCGACTCATGCAACAACCAAGACCAGGGGCAACTTCTTGTGTGGCAGCTATGGCGGCGATTTGTGCAGACAAACAAGGAAAATTTGAACCGATGTACCGTGGATTGTATGATAACTTAGAAAAGGGAGTAGCTCATTCAGGTGCGAGTGTTGTGAATTTGGCAAACCTTATTGGTCTCAATGTTTCCACATTAAAAGCATGTATGGCTTCCAAAGAAGCTCAAAACCAATTGAATGCAGAAATTGACGAAGCAGAAAAATTGAATATCCAATCAACTCCTTCTCTTTTTATCAACGATCGTAAGATTGAAAGTGGAACACCAAATCCAGTATTTTTAAAAACATTATTGGAACAAATCATCCAAAAGATGTAA
- the hisA gene encoding 1-(5-phosphoribosyl)-5-[(5-phosphoribosylamino)methylideneamino]imidazole-4-carboxamide isomerase — MLVLPAIDLLDNEAVRLLQGDYSKKTVYSSSPEKMIQVFEKQGATLIHIVDLNAAKTGKSENGKTIKKIKEECSVELELGGGIRSIENMKFYDGLGVSRFILGTVAVEDPKVVEKGLELFGQNRIVIGVDAKNGYVRTKGWETNSGILYKDFLKTMYGMGVRHVIFTDISKDGMMEGPNTDVYVELLTEFPDLQLVASGGVSKTEDLVTLFEKTNGKLFGAITGKAIYEGKLDLKESIRILNQKREK; from the coding sequence ATGTTAGTATTACCAGCAATTGACTTACTCGACAATGAAGCAGTCCGCCTATTACAGGGAGACTACTCTAAAAAAACTGTTTATTCTTCTTCCCCCGAAAAAATGATCCAAGTATTTGAAAAACAGGGCGCAACTCTCATCCATATAGTGGATTTAAATGCAGCCAAAACTGGAAAATCAGAAAATGGGAAAACAATCAAAAAAATCAAAGAGGAATGCTCCGTCGAACTTGAACTAGGTGGGGGAATTCGCTCCATCGAAAATATGAAATTTTATGATGGGCTTGGAGTTTCACGTTTTATCTTAGGCACTGTTGCAGTGGAAGATCCAAAAGTTGTCGAAAAAGGTTTAGAATTATTTGGACAAAATCGAATTGTCATTGGTGTAGATGCTAAGAATGGTTATGTGAGAACTAAAGGTTGGGAAACCAATTCTGGAATTTTATACAAAGATTTTTTAAAGACAATGTATGGTATGGGAGTCCGCCATGTAATTTTCACGGACATATCCAAAGATGGAATGATGGAAGGACCCAATACAGATGTGTACGTTGAATTACTTACAGAGTTTCCTGATTTACAATTGGTTGCTTCTGGTGGGGTTTCTAAAACTGAAGATTTGGTAACTTTATTTGAAAAAACGAATGGAAAATTGTTTGGTGCCATCACAGGTAAAGCCATTTATGAAGGAAAATTAGATCTAAAAGAAAGTATCAGGATTCTAAATCAAAAGAGGGAAAAGTAG
- the hisH gene encoding imidazole glycerol phosphate synthase subunit HisH, with product MIAVLDFGMGNIHSLLKAVSLYTDDFVFTNDPNKVKSADKIILPGDGHFDKAMQNLNELGFVSIIKEHIAAKKYLFGICIGYQVLFEDSDETNKIGSTIPGLGLIRGKIRKFEGKPNLKVPHMGWNKLFDIKQKNTKLLKGIPNESFMYFIHSYRPVGVDRLDITANCHYYGESFPAVVEKETIFGTQFHPEKSDKIGLGILKNFIEL from the coding sequence GTGATTGCTGTTTTAGATTTTGGAATGGGGAATATCCATTCCTTATTAAAAGCAGTTTCATTGTATACTGATGATTTTGTTTTTACTAACGATCCAAACAAAGTAAAATCAGCAGATAAAATCATTTTACCGGGTGACGGACATTTTGACAAAGCGATGCAAAATCTAAATGAGTTAGGATTTGTTTCTATTATCAAAGAGCATATTGCCGCAAAAAAATATTTATTTGGTATATGTATCGGTTATCAAGTGTTATTTGAAGATTCAGATGAGACTAATAAAATTGGTTCTACAATACCTGGGTTAGGGCTCATCAGAGGCAAAATCAGAAAGTTTGAAGGTAAACCCAATCTCAAGGTTCCTCATATGGGATGGAACAAACTCTTTGATATAAAACAAAAAAATACAAAACTCCTAAAGGGAATTCCAAACGAATCCTTTATGTACTTCATTCATTCCTATAGACCTGTTGGTGTTGATCGTTTGGATATAACAGCTAACTGCCATTATTATGGAGAATCGTTCCCGGCCGTAGTTGAAAAGGAAACAATTTTTGGAACTCAATTCCATCCAGAAAAATCAGACAAAATTGGACTTGGAATCCTAAAAAACTTTATCGAACTCTAA